A single genomic interval of Clostridiaceae bacterium harbors:
- a CDS encoding insulinase family protein — translation MLKKITLDNGVRVVLEKIPYVRSVSLGIWVGAGSRNESPGNNGISHFIEHMLFKGTTNRTAKEIAESIDSIGGQINAFTGKECTCYYTKTLDTHVNIGIDILSDMFFNSKFSPEDIEIEKNIVFEEINMYEDSPEELVHDILSETVWHGNSLGFPILGNVGSLRKINRESIHEYMKINYTPKNTVISVAGNYEEEILLDLIKERFDHWKVENDRVPDFEDVKFIKDARIKEKDTEQVHICLAFEGIEQGNDNLYSLLAINNVLGGGMSSRLFQKIREEMGLVYSIYSYPSSYKNAGLFTVYAGMNPDKLEEVLCRIKDEIKAFKAQGITRDQLEKSKEQLKGSFILSLESTSSRMNSIGKSELMLNKIYTPDEVLDKIDKITMESVHQIIDQVFDMDNIGFSAVGNIKHDIEALL, via the coding sequence ATGCTGAAAAAAATTACCCTTGATAATGGAGTAAGAGTGGTATTAGAAAAAATACCCTATGTAAGGTCGGTTTCATTAGGTATTTGGGTGGGGGCAGGATCAAGAAATGAGAGTCCTGGTAACAACGGGATCTCTCATTTTATTGAACACATGCTTTTTAAGGGCACAACGAACAGAACCGCCAAAGAGATAGCAGAAAGCATAGATAGCATAGGTGGACAGATAAATGCATTTACCGGTAAGGAATGTACATGCTACTATACTAAAACATTAGATACTCATGTTAATATAGGTATTGACATATTAAGTGATATGTTTTTCAATTCAAAATTTTCTCCTGAAGATATTGAAATTGAAAAGAATATAGTATTTGAAGAAATAAACATGTATGAAGATTCACCGGAAGAACTGGTTCATGATATTCTTTCGGAAACTGTATGGCATGGGAATTCATTGGGCTTCCCAATACTTGGAAATGTGGGTTCCCTCAGGAAAATTAACAGGGAATCCATCCATGAATATATGAAGATAAACTACACTCCCAAAAACACTGTAATTTCAGTAGCGGGAAATTATGAGGAAGAAATACTGCTGGATCTCATAAAAGAAAGGTTTGACCACTGGAAGGTTGAAAATGACAGGGTGCCTGATTTTGAAGATGTCAAGTTTATTAAGGATGCAAGGATTAAGGAAAAGGATACCGAACAGGTGCATATCTGCCTGGCTTTTGAAGGTATTGAGCAGGGAAATGATAATCTTTATTCTCTTCTTGCAATAAATAATGTTTTGGGAGGAGGAATGAGTTCCCGGCTTTTTCAAAAAATACGTGAGGAAATGGGACTTGTATATTCAATATATTCTTATCCTTCTTCTTATAAGAACGCAGGGCTGTTTACAGTTTATGCCGGTATGAATCCTGACAAGTTGGAAGAAGTATTGTGTAGAATAAAAGATGAAATAAAAGCTTTTAAAGCCCAGGGGATTACCAGGGACCAGTTGGAAAAATCAAAAGAGCAGCTTAAGGGAAGCTTTATACTGAGTCTTGAGAGTACAAGCAGCAGGATGAACAGTATCGGAAAATCAGAGCTCATGTTGAATAAAATATATACTCCGGATGAAGTTCTAGATAAAATTGATAAAATAACCATGGAAAGTGTGCATCAAATAATAGATCAAGTCTTTGATATGGATAATATCGGATTTTCAGCGGTAGGAAATATAAAGCATGATATTGAAGCTTTATTGTAA
- the dpsA gene encoding dipicolinate synthase subunit DpsA: protein MITNKKFTIIGGDLRSIKLADILAEEGNTVNIYGFNQAGFELKTKESQDLEAAIDESDVVIGPIPCSNDDENINAPFHSEKINVKEVFKIMKKNQLFVAGRISEKILQLAQIYNVYTVDLLQREELAVLNAIPTAEGAIQIAMEELPITLHNSNVLVLGFGRIGKILSKMLLGIGANVFCAARKYSDLASIKSYSYRPVPMNELVLYIPDMDVIFNTIPHMILDSSLLNKVNKDCLIIDLASKPGGIDFECAQELGLKVIWALSLPGKVAPVTAAYIIKETVYNIIDELGV from the coding sequence ATGATTACAAACAAAAAGTTTACGATTATTGGAGGGGACTTAAGAAGTATTAAACTTGCAGATATTTTAGCAGAGGAAGGTAATACTGTTAATATATATGGCTTTAATCAGGCAGGATTTGAGCTGAAAACCAAGGAAAGCCAGGATCTTGAAGCAGCTATTGATGAATCAGATGTAGTAATAGGACCTATTCCATGCTCAAATGATGATGAAAATATAAATGCCCCCTTTCATTCTGAAAAAATAAATGTCAAAGAAGTTTTTAAAATAATGAAAAAAAATCAATTATTTGTTGCAGGAAGGATAAGTGAAAAAATATTACAGCTTGCCCAGATTTACAATGTATATACTGTGGACTTACTTCAAAGAGAAGAACTGGCTGTACTGAATGCAATACCAACAGCTGAAGGAGCAATACAGATTGCCATGGAAGAATTGCCAATAACCTTACATAACAGTAATGTTCTTGTGCTTGGGTTCGGCAGAATAGGAAAGATACTTTCAAAAATGCTTTTGGGTATTGGTGCAAATGTTTTTTGTGCAGCAAGAAAATACTCAGACCTTGCTTCCATCAAAAGCTATAGCTACAGGCCTGTACCAATGAATGAACTGGTTTTATATATTCCGGATATGGACGTAATCTTTAATACCATACCTCATATGATATTGGATAGCAGTCTGCTAAACAAAGTAAACAAGGACTGTCTTATTATTGATCTGGCATCGAAACCTGGCGGAATTGATTTTGAATGTGCACAAGAATTAGGATTGAAGGTTATTTGGGCGCTGTCCTTACCCGGTAAAGTTGCTCCGGTAACTGCCGCATATATCATAAAAGAAACGGTTTATAATATTATTGATGAACTGGGGGTGTAA
- a CDS encoding dipicolinate synthase subunit B gives MRLKGLRLGYALTGSFCTFSKVMVELEKIIEEGAEVFPIVSESVKSFDTRFGKASDLMTKLEIMTGKPVISTIVEAEPIGPKSMLDILVVSPCTGNTLSKIANAVTDTSVTMAVKAHLRNNKPVVLGISTNDGLGANAKNLGILLNRKNMYFIPFEQDDPDKKCNSLVARFELTIPTIEEALKGRQIQPVLV, from the coding sequence ATGAGGCTTAAAGGCTTAAGATTAGGTTATGCTCTTACAGGTTCTTTTTGTACCTTTTCAAAAGTAATGGTTGAGCTTGAAAAGATAATTGAAGAAGGTGCAGAAGTATTTCCTATTGTTTCTGAATCTGTAAAAAGTTTTGATACAAGATTTGGGAAAGCATCGGACCTGATGACGAAGCTTGAGATTATGACCGGAAAACCTGTTATTTCAACTATTGTTGAAGCTGAGCCGATTGGTCCGAAGTCAATGTTAGATATACTAGTTGTTTCGCCCTGTACTGGCAATACTTTATCTAAAATTGCCAACGCAGTTACCGATACTTCTGTAACTATGGCTGTTAAAGCTCATTTGAGAAATAATAAACCTGTAGTTTTAGGCATTTCAACCAACGACGGGCTTGGGGCAAATGCAAAGAACTTGGGAATACTTTTAAACAGAAAAAATATGTACTTTATTCCTTTCGAACAGGATGATCCTGATAAAAAATGTAATTCTCTTGTAGCCAGATTTGAACTAACTATTCCTACTATAGAGGAAGCATTGAAGGGTAGGCAGATACAACCAGTATTAGTTTAA
- a CDS encoding N-acetylneuraminate lyase, translating into MSNVKFKGIMPAIITPLNEDGSIREKVLRKLINWHLDAGCSGFYICGATGEGTVMKPEARKMMAEIMVDEVKGRGVVIDHVGAIDLRTAVDLAKHASDIGVDAISSVPPFFYGYSEREITQYYQALSDASDVPLLMYASPLSGVKITSDMVDRMLKIKNMIGLKWTSYDYYEMRKLKELNNGDINVINGPDETLLCGLIMGADGGIGATYNIMPKLYVKIYENFHAGNIAAAQEAQFKVNRVINILLKYGVITGLRDALEKLGFEVGYATYPLKRFTPEEQEAFRKELDSIRFFEEYE; encoded by the coding sequence ATGAGTAATGTAAAATTCAAGGGTATAATGCCGGCAATCATAACTCCGTTGAATGAAGACGGTTCAATACGAGAAAAAGTATTAAGAAAGTTAATTAACTGGCATCTGGACGCAGGCTGTTCCGGATTTTATATCTGCGGTGCTACAGGTGAAGGTACTGTAATGAAACCGGAAGCAAGAAAAATGATGGCTGAAATCATGGTAGACGAAGTAAAAGGCAGAGGAGTTGTAATAGACCATGTAGGGGCTATTGACTTAAGAACAGCGGTTGATTTGGCAAAACACGCTTCCGATATTGGTGTTGATGCAATATCTTCAGTTCCACCATTCTTCTATGGCTATTCTGAAAGAGAGATAACCCAGTATTATCAGGCTCTTTCTGATGCATCTGATGTGCCATTGTTGATGTACGCATCTCCACTGTCAGGTGTTAAAATTACATCGGATATGGTAGATAGAATGCTGAAAATCAAAAACATGATTGGGCTGAAATGGACCAGCTATGATTATTATGAAATGAGAAAACTAAAAGAGCTTAATAATGGTGATATTAATGTTATAAACGGTCCTGATGAAACACTTCTTTGTGGTCTTATTATGGGAGCAGATGGTGGAATCGGAGCTACATACAATATTATGCCTAAGTTATATGTTAAAATTTATGAAAATTTCCATGCTGGAAATATTGCTGCAGCCCAGGAAGCTCAGTTTAAAGTTAACAGGGTTATTAATATACTTTTGAAGTATGGCGTTATTACAGGATTAAGAGATGCACTTGAGAAACTTGGCTTTGAAGTTGGCTATGCAACTTATCCGTTAAAGAGATTTACTCCTGAAGAACAAGAAGCTTTCCGTAAAGAGTTGGACAGTATAAGATTCTTTGAGGAATATGAATAA
- a CDS encoding histidine kinase: MKRIGNLSNFSIKTRLIILFLIMSLVPVVIVGYLSISIISHYSQNERIRVSVANLKLITTMIDERIRIIQTESIRISQDDSVLTLLKSGEKNTHPSITSSAKSKLYRFNNYPEIHSIYLFSLSENVYTNQAVPLFNISDMERIDWFKDNIESDRNFFIGEPLFLNRDILIPYIRIIKDYTNHNAKLGISMANIYESTFNKAFMDYGDILLLNENNIILSSSDKIKIGRNFFEAYNTGFSDFNDGESIKSKLNKKPYIITYLTNHINGYRIVELIPYNSEMFPVNDIYKSTIVIVLVCVILCIILALVLASYVTYPLRKLKEKVDALKIDNLDTGVVRSSTDEIGMLENSFSDMAQRLKKSMEHISDIQEKRRKAEYRAIELQINPHFLYNTLSSINWLANIGDTDSVELVTNSLSKLFRISVNRGKETIRVCDEIEHVRCYLEIQKNRYSNEFDYQIDVEPDVMGYYIIKIILQPLAENSLYHGIRGRGIKNGFIRISARQEDNILIFEVADNGNISIDKINEMNQMLQMEEPAQEYGIGMLNVHSRIRYYYKENYGLRYEKRGELTVAQIKVPIIYKEDASV, encoded by the coding sequence TTGAAAAGGATCGGCAATTTGAGTAATTTTTCTATAAAAACAAGGCTGATTATTTTATTTCTTATTATGTCACTAGTTCCTGTTGTAATAGTAGGTTATTTATCAATTTCAATTATTTCTCATTATTCTCAAAATGAAAGGATAAGAGTCAGTGTTGCAAATCTAAAACTCATTACCACTATGATAGATGAGAGAATAAGAATTATACAGACAGAAAGTATCAGAATCTCACAGGATGACTCTGTATTAACCCTGCTAAAAAGCGGGGAGAAAAATACTCATCCCTCAATTACTTCTTCCGCAAAATCCAAGCTCTATAGATTCAATAACTATCCCGAGATACATTCTATATATCTGTTCAGTCTTTCAGAAAATGTGTATACTAACCAGGCAGTACCCCTGTTTAATATTTCTGACATGGAAAGAATAGATTGGTTTAAGGATAATATTGAAAGTGATAGAAATTTTTTTATTGGTGAACCACTATTCCTTAACAGGGATATATTAATTCCGTATATACGCATAATAAAGGACTATACAAATCATAATGCCAAACTTGGCATAAGCATGGCGAATATTTATGAAAGCACTTTTAATAAGGCCTTCATGGACTATGGTGATATATTACTATTAAATGAAAATAATATTATATTGTCTTCATCTGATAAGATAAAAATTGGGAGAAATTTTTTTGAAGCATATAATACAGGTTTTTCAGATTTCAACGATGGTGAAAGTATTAAGTCAAAACTTAATAAAAAACCTTATATTATTACCTATCTTACAAATCACATCAACGGTTACCGGATAGTTGAGCTGATACCGTATAATTCAGAAATGTTTCCAGTAAATGATATATATAAGTCAACTATAGTTATTGTATTAGTATGCGTAATACTGTGTATTATACTTGCATTAGTGTTGGCCAGCTATGTTACTTATCCTTTACGGAAATTAAAAGAAAAGGTAGATGCACTAAAAATAGATAACCTGGATACAGGTGTTGTCAGAAGCTCAACAGATGAAATTGGAATGCTCGAAAATAGTTTCAGTGATATGGCTCAAAGATTAAAAAAATCTATGGAGCATATTTCTGACATACAAGAAAAACGTCGTAAAGCAGAATATCGTGCTATAGAATTGCAAATTAATCCACATTTTTTATATAATACTTTATCATCAATCAACTGGTTAGCAAATATTGGGGATACGGATAGTGTTGAACTGGTTACAAATTCGTTGTCAAAATTATTTAGAATAAGCGTTAACCGTGGAAAAGAAACGATTAGAGTTTGCGATGAGATAGAACATGTACGGTGCTACCTTGAAATACAAAAAAACCGCTATAGCAATGAATTTGATTATCAAATTGATGTAGAACCGGATGTAATGGGATACTATATCATTAAAATAATTCTTCAGCCATTGGCTGAAAATTCACTATATCACGGAATAAGGGGAAGAGGAATAAAAAATGGCTTTATACGGATATCTGCCAGACAGGAGGATAATATTCTGATTTTTGAAGTGGCAGATAATGGTAATATTTCAATTGATAAAATCAACGAAATGAACCAAATGCTTCAGATGGAAGAACCTGCTCAAGAATATGGAATAGGCATGCTTAATGTTCATAGCCGAATTCGTTATTATTATAAAGAAAATTATGGATTAAGGTACGAAAAACGTGGCGAACTGACGGTAGCCCAAATAAAAGTACCCATTATATATAAGGAGGATGCCAGTGTATAA
- a CDS encoding response regulator — translation MYNFLVVDDEKHIRDSVASIIKSINNDNVLQADNGATALRIMEQEQIDAVILDIRMPIIDGISFLKKMREYANSRDVAVAILSGYDEFEYARQVMSYGVIDYILKPFTRGDIMKIYYKIVRKLKNRNLLDKEIADLVQRSNEIKPLIKQRFFIDLIQNNITLTEFEKQRNFLNLSIKSQPIRVALVEIDTIESELLSQSDDNEIRLFKIMDIIQNIVSEWIYCDCFSISSNIVSVVWCPANIEKDLPYFIENIELLINEMAEIYKVILNVGIGETVKNPLNLKQSYDSAFNALKYKLLYGSGQIFDTYNLPDQREKAPLSFRTEEVIEKIWLNKPEEAIKSLSDYLDSIRSEPDKYHVLSIQLLLSKLLIDCLILLEKECDNLDSFIKKQGTNLLNMNFSNQSINQVEKFFTSLIRNICKEIMNNRNDSGKNAVFKAKQIILQKYNTPINVESIAKELHYSKNYFGQLFKAETGMFVNEYINLIRIQKAKELLASKKYYLYEIANLVGFEDQQYFTRVFKKIVGVSPSEYRV, via the coding sequence GTGTATAATTTTCTGGTTGTTGATGACGAAAAGCATATACGTGATTCTGTAGCAAGTATTATTAAAAGCATTAATAATGATAATGTTTTACAAGCAGATAATGGAGCCACTGCATTAAGAATTATGGAGCAGGAACAGATTGATGCTGTGATTTTGGATATAAGGATGCCAATTATAGACGGTATTTCTTTCCTGAAAAAGATGCGGGAGTATGCAAATTCCCGGGATGTTGCAGTAGCTATATTGAGCGGATATGACGAATTTGAATATGCCAGGCAGGTAATGTCATACGGAGTTATTGATTATATTCTTAAGCCATTTACCCGTGGGGATATAATGAAAATATATTATAAAATTGTGCGTAAATTAAAAAACCGTAATTTATTGGATAAGGAAATTGCAGATCTGGTTCAGCGCTCAAATGAAATAAAACCACTAATTAAACAACGCTTTTTTATAGATCTTATTCAAAATAATATTACATTGACTGAATTTGAAAAACAAAGGAATTTCTTAAATTTAAGCATAAAAAGCCAACCAATTCGAGTAGCACTTGTGGAAATTGACACTATTGAATCAGAATTGCTTAGCCAAAGTGATGACAATGAAATTAGGCTATTTAAAATAATGGATATAATTCAAAATATAGTATCTGAATGGATATATTGCGATTGCTTTAGTATATCAAGCAATATTGTATCAGTGGTATGGTGCCCTGCCAATATTGAGAAGGATTTACCTTATTTTATAGAGAATATTGAGCTTCTTATTAATGAAATGGCAGAGATCTATAAGGTTATTCTAAATGTTGGAATTGGTGAGACGGTTAAAAATCCATTAAACCTTAAACAATCATATGATTCAGCTTTTAATGCTCTAAAATATAAATTACTATATGGATCTGGTCAGATATTTGATACATACAACTTGCCCGACCAGCGTGAAAAAGCTCCACTGAGTTTTAGAACTGAGGAAGTAATTGAGAAAATCTGGCTAAATAAGCCAGAGGAAGCAATTAAATCATTATCTGATTATCTTGACAGCATAAGAAGTGAGCCTGACAAATACCATGTCTTGTCTATTCAATTATTACTTAGCAAGCTTCTGATAGATTGTTTGATTTTATTGGAAAAAGAATGCGATAATCTTGATAGCTTTATTAAGAAACAAGGAACTAATTTATTAAATATGAATTTTAGCAATCAATCAATTAACCAGGTTGAAAAATTTTTCACTTCATTGATCAGAAATATTTGTAAAGAGATAATGAATAACAGGAATGACAGCGGTAAAAACGCTGTTTTCAAAGCTAAACAAATTATTTTACAAAAATATAATACACCTATAAATGTGGAAAGCATAGCAAAGGAGCTGCATTATAGTAAAAATTACTTTGGCCAGCTATTTAAAGCTGAAACAGGTATGTTTGTAAATGAATATATTAATCTCATAAGAATACAAAAGGCCAAAGAATTATTGGCTTCAAAGAAATATTATTTATATGAAATTGCAAATCTGGTAGGATTTGAAGACCAACAGTATTTTACACGTGTATTTAAGAAAATTGTTGGAGTTTCACCTTCTGAATATCGTGTATAA
- a CDS encoding ABC transporter permease, which produces MVSIVSAGMFFCMVGGGIDLSAGATVGFTGIVFADLIVNKNVNPAIAIIICLLVGALVGLCNGVLVSYFNFLPFVATCGMMFVSQGLAFLWTNSYPVLDLPPEIEYIGRGYLFNIPFPLYIVLVVYVISFIVSEKTSYGRFLFAAGGNDEAAYLSGINVRRVRLISYIICGTLVAVAAIILCGRLDSAQPANGSNWGFEAITACVLGGTSMSGGKGKVLGVLLGAIFVGMLTNGMTLLNINSNLQIAIRGLVLIIAVGTDLYKSIKNRKA; this is translated from the coding sequence ATGGTTTCAATAGTATCAGCGGGAATGTTCTTTTGTATGGTTGGCGGAGGAATTGACTTATCTGCTGGTGCAACCGTAGGATTTACCGGAATTGTATTTGCAGACTTAATAGTTAATAAAAATGTGAATCCCGCAATAGCCATCATAATATGCCTTTTGGTCGGAGCTTTAGTAGGTCTATGTAACGGTGTATTAGTATCATATTTTAATTTCTTGCCTTTTGTTGCTACCTGTGGAATGATGTTTGTTTCACAAGGGTTGGCATTCCTCTGGACTAATTCATATCCAGTTTTGGATCTCCCTCCTGAGATCGAATATATAGGGCGCGGATATTTGTTTAATATACCTTTTCCCTTATATATTGTACTGGTTGTATATGTTATTTCATTTATTGTCTCAGAAAAAACCAGTTATGGCCGTTTCCTTTTTGCGGCGGGTGGTAATGATGAGGCCGCCTATCTTTCCGGAATTAATGTTAGGAGAGTTCGTCTGATTAGCTACATTATATGCGGTACTTTGGTAGCCGTTGCAGCAATCATACTCTGCGGACGTTTAGACTCAGCACAGCCAGCCAACGGCTCCAACTGGGGCTTTGAAGCAATTACAGCATGCGTGCTCGGCGGGACCAGTATGAGCGGGGGAAAGGGTAAAGTTTTAGGTGTATTACTTGGAGCAATATTTGTAGGTATGCTAACAAATGGTATGACATTGTTAAATATTAATTCAAATCTGCAAATTGCAATAAGAGGGCTTGTATTAATAATTGCTGTTGGAACAGATCTTTATAAGTCAATTAAGAACAGGAAAGCGTAG
- a CDS encoding sugar ABC transporter ATP-binding protein, producing MSENILEIKHVTKSFPGVVALDDVSFNIKKGEIHALVGENGAGKSTLIKILSGAYSLDKGYLVLKGKNVKFNSPIEAIAQGISVVHQEIKLVGTLTVAENIFIGRLPLNKKTHLVNWNKLNHNARLLLDSIGSDIDEKEYVNNLSIAQQQLVEICKALSYNSEIIIMDEPSATLTYAELEILFTILRKLKEQKITIIYISHRLEEIFEIADTVTVLRDGKHIHTGDVNEFDRKKLISMMVGRELENEYPKEFAERGEPLLEVKNLNRPGKLKNISFTLYRGEILGIAGLVGSGRTEMARTIFGADKNKKNSGEIFIKGKKVEINSVQDATKYGIALIPEDRKTQGLVLLMSIKENVSMANIKRIISKGFLNRKKETDLANKFIDVLQIQAPDENFVVRNLSGGNQQKVVIAKWLAANSDILILDEPTRGVDVGAKAEIYKLLNTFIASGKGVIMISSDMPEIIGMCDRVLVFRDGTITGEFTREEVTQEKLLDCAIK from the coding sequence ATGTCTGAAAATATATTGGAAATAAAACATGTTACTAAATCATTTCCTGGTGTAGTTGCCTTAGATGATGTCAGCTTTAATATAAAAAAGGGTGAAATCCATGCCCTTGTAGGAGAGAATGGAGCAGGAAAATCAACGCTGATAAAGATACTATCCGGAGCATATTCTCTTGATAAAGGCTACCTGGTATTAAAAGGCAAGAACGTAAAATTTAATTCTCCAATAGAGGCAATAGCACAGGGTATCAGTGTAGTACATCAGGAGATTAAGCTGGTGGGAACCCTTACTGTGGCAGAAAATATTTTTATTGGCCGTCTGCCTCTAAATAAGAAGACACATCTGGTAAACTGGAATAAATTAAATCATAATGCAAGATTACTGTTAGACAGTATTGGATCTGATATTGACGAGAAAGAATATGTAAATAATTTGTCAATAGCGCAGCAACAGTTGGTAGAAATATGTAAAGCACTTTCTTATAATTCTGAAATTATCATAATGGATGAACCATCAGCAACCCTTACTTATGCTGAACTAGAAATTTTATTTACCATACTTAGAAAATTAAAAGAACAGAAGATCACTATAATTTACATATCTCACCGTCTGGAAGAAATATTCGAAATCGCAGATACAGTGACTGTACTGCGTGATGGCAAGCATATTCATACCGGAGATGTTAATGAATTCGACAGAAAAAAGCTTATTTCCATGATGGTAGGAAGAGAGCTTGAAAATGAGTATCCGAAAGAATTTGCTGAAAGAGGTGAACCTCTTTTAGAAGTAAAAAATCTTAACAGACCTGGCAAATTGAAAAATATCAGCTTTACTTTATATCGTGGAGAGATACTTGGTATTGCCGGGCTGGTTGGATCTGGCAGAACAGAAATGGCCAGGACTATTTTTGGTGCGGATAAAAACAAAAAGAATTCCGGAGAAATTTTTATTAAAGGCAAAAAAGTAGAAATAAACAGCGTTCAGGATGCAACGAAATATGGTATTGCACTTATTCCTGAGGATAGAAAAACCCAAGGACTTGTTTTACTAATGTCTATTAAAGAGAATGTCAGCATGGCTAACATTAAGAGAATAATTTCCAAAGGATTTTTAAACAGAAAGAAAGAAACTGATTTAGCAAACAAATTCATTGATGTTCTTCAAATCCAGGCACCTGATGAAAATTTTGTTGTAAGGAATCTCTCTGGTGGAAATCAGCAGAAAGTTGTAATTGCAAAGTGGCTTGCTGCTAATTCAGATATTCTGATACTTGATGAGCCAACGCGTGGCGTTGATGTAGGTGCTAAAGCTGAAATCTACAAGCTGCTTAATACTTTTATTGCTAGTGGAAAGGGGGTAATAATGATTTCTTCCGATATGCCGGAGATAATCGGAATGTGCGACAGAGTACTGGTTTTCCGTGACGGTACCATTACTGGCGAGTTCACACGTGAGGAAGTAACTCAAGAAAAACTGTTGGATTGTGCAATAAAATAG
- a CDS encoding sugar ABC transporter substrate-binding protein: protein MKKFLAILLIIVLMSSIVACSSATKTPANSGESTKSEDTQSSVKTTKDKKVLGVVLFYRRDEFYMDLETKVRLDAEKAGFEVLITDADADMAKAAAAIEDYTAKGVDAILCTGSQLLVSSVEAALDKGIPVVCFDGSTPTDKIISNITYDPIDDGRSVGNWAKKYIEEHWPNETVEIAILDFPASSEICVGRVNGFKEVIATVPNAKIVAQMDGKASRADSMAAAETILEANPNIKLAYGINFDTIAGFYAALEARKKTDTVLCASGSWGEEAIRFLEQDHPQYKAFTLMDPWKMASIGVQAVVDALEGKKVEQTQAMKAITYTSETINTLDWKEIIENRIK from the coding sequence ATGAAAAAGTTTTTGGCAATTTTATTAATTATCGTACTTATGTCTTCTATAGTTGCCTGCTCGTCTGCAACTAAAACTCCTGCAAATAGCGGAGAATCTACAAAAAGTGAAGATACCCAGTCTAGTGTAAAGACAACAAAGGATAAAAAAGTATTGGGAGTAGTATTATTCTACAGGCGTGATGAATTTTACATGGACCTTGAAACTAAAGTAAGACTTGACGCAGAAAAAGCAGGATTTGAAGTCCTTATTACTGATGCTGATGCTGATATGGCAAAGGCTGCAGCTGCAATAGAAGACTATACAGCTAAAGGTGTTGATGCAATTTTATGTACGGGTTCACAATTACTTGTATCTTCTGTTGAAGCTGCTTTGGATAAAGGGATACCTGTTGTTTGCTTTGATGGTTCAACACCCACTGATAAAATCATTTCCAATATAACCTATGATCCTATCGATGATGGAAGAAGTGTCGGAAACTGGGCAAAGAAATATATTGAGGAACACTGGCCTAATGAGACAGTTGAAATAGCAATATTAGATTTTCCTGCTTCCTCAGAAATTTGCGTTGGCCGTGTAAATGGCTTTAAAGAAGTAATTGCCACTGTTCCAAATGCAAAGATAGTTGCCCAGATGGATGGCAAAGCATCTCGTGCAGATTCCATGGCCGCTGCTGAAACAATTTTGGAGGCTAATCCAAATATTAAATTAGCTTATGGAATAAATTTTGATACAATAGCAGGTTTTTATGCCGCACTTGAAGCCAGGAAAAAAACTGATACCGTACTTTGTGCAAGTGGAAGCTGGGGAGAAGAAGCTATTAGATTCCTGGAACAAGATCACCCACAGTATAAAGCATTTACTCTGATGGATCCATGGAAGATGGCATCAATTGGTGTGCAAGCAGTAGTAGATGCTTTGGAAGGCAAGAAAGTTGAGCAGACACAAGCTATGAAAGCCATCACTTATACTTCTGAAACAATTAATACCTTAGATTGGAAGGAAATTATTGAAAACAGAATAAAATAA